A DNA window from Pongo abelii isolate AG06213 chromosome 2, NHGRI_mPonAbe1-v2.0_pri, whole genome shotgun sequence contains the following coding sequences:
- the AGTR1 gene encoding type-1 angiotensin II receptor produces MILNSSTEDGIKRIQDDCPKAGRHNYIFVMIPTLYSIIFVVGIFGNSLVVIVIYFYMKLKTVASVFLLNLALADLCFLLTLPLWAVYTAMEYRWPFGNYLCKIASASVSFNLYASVFLLTCLSIDRYLAIVHPMKSRLRRTMLVAKVTCIIIWLLAGLASLPAIIHRNVFFIENTNITVCAFHYESQNSTLPIGLGLTKNILGFLFPFLIILTSYTLIWKALKKAYEIQKNKPRNDDIFKIIMAIVLFFFFSWIPHQIFTFLDVLIQLGIIRDCRIADIVDTAMPITICIAYFNNCLNPLFYGFLGKKFKKYFLQLLKYIPPKAKSHSNLSTKMSTLSYRPSDNVSSSTKKPAPCFEVE; encoded by the coding sequence atgattctCAACTCTTCTACCGAAGATGGTATTAAAAGAATCCAAGATGATTGTCCCAAAGCTGGAAGGCATAATTACATATTTGTCATGATTCCTACTTTATACAGTATCATCTTTGTGGTGGGAATATTTGGAAACAGCTTGGTGGTGATAGTCATTTACTTTTATATGAAGCTGAAGACTGTGGccagtgtttttcttttgaatttagcACTGGCTGACTTATGCTTTTTACTGACTTTGCCACTATGGGCTGTCTACACAGCTATGGAATACCGCTGGCCCTTTGGCAATTACCTATGTAAGATTGCTTCAGCCAGCGTCAGTTTCAACCTGTACGCTAGTGTGTTTCTACTCACGTGTCTCAGCATTGATCGATACCTGGCTATTGTTCACCCAATGAAGTCCCGCCTTCGACGCACAATGCTTGTAGCCAAAGTCACCTGCATCATCATTTGGCTGCTGGCAGGCTTAGCCAGTTTGCCAGCTATAATCCAtcgaaatgtatttttcattgagAACACCAATATTACAGTTTGTGCTTTCCATTATGAGTCCCAAAATTCAACCCTCCCGATAGGGCTGGGCCTGACCAAAAATATACTGggtttcctgtttccttttctgaTCATTCTTACAAGTTATACTCTTATTTGGAAGGCCCTAAAGAAGGCTTATGAAATTCAGAAGAACAAACCAAGAAATGATgatatttttaagataattatggcaattgtgcttttctttttcttttcctggattCCCCACCAAATATTCACTTTTCTGGATGTATTGATTCAACTAGGCATCATACGTGACTGTAGAATTGCAGATATTGTGGACACGGCCATGCCTATCACCATTTGTATAGCTTATTTCAACAATTGCCTGAAtcctcttttttatggctttctggggaaaaaatttaaaaaatattttctccagctTCTAAAATATATTCCCCCAAAAGCCAAATCCCACTCAAACCTTTCAACAAAAATGAGCACGCTTTCCTACCGCCCCTCAGATAATGTAAGCTCATCCACCAAGAAGCCTGCACCGTGTTTTGAGGTTGAGTGA